In the Caldisericia bacterium genome, ACTATTTTTTGAACTTCATGATTTGTTAAAACTTTCCCATTGTATTCTTCAATTTTATTTTTGAGAGAATTTGAAAAATTTTGGGCACCACCTTTAGGAAAATATCCTCCAAAAAGAAAATAAGAAACACAATTTGTTAAAGCGCTACTTGCATAAATTTTGTTTGGTGAAGAACCAACATAACCAACAAGAGATGATATAAGTTTTTTTAAATTATTATCTTTGAAATATTCATTAAGCTTATCTTCAAAAGTTTTATTCATCCAATCATAAAAATGAGGATGTTCCCTAGGATAATTTACAAGATATTTACTTCCTAAAACCTTCAAAATAAGTTCAGCAGGAAGTGGAGTGCCAAAAAATTTTACATCTTTATAACATTCAATATATGCATTTTTAGCATCATCAAAAAATCTTATAATATTTTCTTTTTCATGAGGAAATTTTTGAGAAAGAAGAGAAATAAAGCTTTCAAGATCCTTTTGATCAATTTTTTCACTATTTAAAATATATTGAGTTTTGTTCTTTACAAAAAGAGAGTCTTTATCTAAATTTAACTCTTTTAATAAATAAGAAATAGGCCCACCTTCCCATAAACCACTTACATCTTCAACTCCAGTGTTAAAAATAAATCCTTTTCTTCCAAAAGAAGAGCAATATCCACCAACTTTATAGTGTCTTTCAAGAACTAAAACTTTAAAACCATTTTTTGCAAGAAGCGATGCTGATGTTAAACCGCCAATTCCAGAACCTAAAACAATAATTTCATACTCATTCTCATCTTTTTGTTTTGCTCTATCAATCTTAACTTCAAAATCATACTTTTTTAAAAATTCTTTATAAACTCTTTTAATAAAATATTCAGGTGCTTTTGATGGAAATATGATTGAAAAAATTACTCCTAAAGCAATATTTATGTTTGAAAAAATCAAATTTAATGGAAACAATAAAAATAAATAAAAAAGAGAGTTTAAGCCATAAACAAAAATCCAAAAAATAGTGATAATATAATTTACAAAAATAAAAGTTTTATCTTTCCAGTAAACTTTTGGATAATCTTTTTTAGACACTTGAAATGTGTATGGGTTTTTAATTGTTATTGAAAATAAAGCCATTATAAAAAGAGTAAAATAGCCTAAAAGACCACTTTTTTCATAAAATATTTTATTTTTAAAAAATATAGTAAATATTAATGCTATTGAAAAATAGAAAAATGTGAAAAAATCCATTAAATTAAAATCTTTTCTTTTAATTTGTGGTAATAAAAGAAAAATTGTAATTATAAGTGGAATTAAAAGAGAAATAATTTTTTCTAAATTTGAAGTGCTCCAATAAATTATCCAAGGTATAAAAGATATTAAAATAAAGAGCATTCCTGGAATTTTAACTCTTTTCATAAATTTATTTTATTTAATTCCTTTTCAATAATTGAATAAATCTTAACAATTGGTAAATTTTTCTCTTCTGCAATTTTTTTAATATCATCATATTCAGGTGTAATTTTTTTCTCTCCTTTAAAATATGAAATTTTAATTCTTATTTTACCTAATTCTGTCTCTAACTCT is a window encoding:
- a CDS encoding NAD(P)/FAD-dependent oxidoreductase is translated as MKRVKIPGMLFILISFIPWIIYWSTSNLEKIISLLIPLIITIFLLLPQIKRKDFNLMDFFTFFYFSIALIFTIFFKNKIFYEKSGLLGYFTLFIMALFSITIKNPYTFQVSKKDYPKVYWKDKTFIFVNYIITIFWIFVYGLNSLFYLFLLFPLNLIFSNINIALGVIFSIIFPSKAPEYFIKRVYKEFLKKYDFEVKIDRAKQKDENEYEIIVLGSGIGGLTSASLLAKNGFKVLVLERHYKVGGYCSSFGRKGFIFNTGVEDVSGLWEGGPISYLLKELNLDKDSLFVKNKTQYILNSEKIDQKDLESFISLLSQKFPHEKENIIRFFDDAKNAYIECYKDVKFFGTPLPAELILKVLGSKYLVNYPREHPHFYDWMNKTFEDKLNEYFKDNNLKKLISSLVGYVGSSPNKIYASSALTNCVSYFLFGGYFPKGGAQNFSNSLKNKIEEYNGKVLTNHEVQKIVVENGVVKGVISNEKFFKSDIVISNINAKVTFLKLIDQKEIDKDYIEYIKSLRMSPSCFMTFLSVDIDLKGYPNLIKDIDDEIDVVINSNADPNLALTNKSSITIISGANYYDFPKRESEEYKNLKEKYINESIEKLIKLIPEIKDKILIKEGATPKTFERYTLMPEGALYSFDQSIDTKRPFFKTPIKGLYLASASTFPGGGIEGVVISGIIAANDILGWKK